GCTGATCGCCAGTCTAAATATCTCCCAAATTTGTCAAGAAAAGCTCGCTTGGAACCATCTCGACCTGCTTTTCTCTAAGAACACAAGGAAAGTAGCATAATGAAGTGGGAGGTATTGAACAGTCTCCCAGTATCATAGACCTTAGACTGCTATTTTTTCCTTGACCGCAATCGCCCATATTTAATCTGGCATTTGAAATGGGATATCCATCATCACAATCGGATAACTATAAATACAGAGGTAATAGAGTGAGTAGAGTAGAACTCATCGACAAGATCACAAAGCAAGCATTAAGAGCACGACAAGCGATATTGCACATGACCACACTTTCAGGCAGCGGCCATCCCGGTGGCTCTATGTCCAGCATAGACATGCTGTTATGTATATACAACACCATGCGTCACAATCCTGAATACCCTGGGTGGGAGGAACGCGATCGCATGGTTGTGTCCATTGGGCACATATCTCCGGCAGTTTACAGCACTTTGGGCATCATGGGATACTTCCCACTTGATGACGCAATACACCAGTTTCGCAAGTTTGGCAGCATCTTTGAAGGGCACATAGAGCGTGATGTACCCGGTGTGGAGTGGAGTACTGGAAACTTGGGTCAAGGTCTTTCTGCGGCTGCTGGTTTTGCCATAGGTTCCAAGATCAAGAATCTGGGCAGCCATGTTTATGTGCTAATGGGAGACGGAGAACAGCAAAAGGGGCAATTAAGCGAAGCAAGGCGTTTTGCCTCCAAGTTCAAGCTGGATAACCTCACGGCGATAGTGGACTACAATCAATTGCAGATATCCGGTTCCATCCACGAGGTGATGCCACAGAACATCCGCAAGAATTGGGAATCCGACGGTTGGCAGGTGATGGAAGTAAACGGTCATGATATCGCTCAGATTCTTCAGACTCTGGACACCGCACGTAATGCCGGAAGCCCCGTGATGATCCTTGCTCACACTATAATGGGCAAAGGCGTAAGCTTCATGGAAAACAACGCCAAATACCATGGCTCCACACTATCCAAAGAACAATGTGCCCAGGCACTTACCGAACTCGGTGTAGCCAATGAAATCAGCAAGTACCAACAGATGCGGGACACGTATGAGCCAAAGGAAAGCAAAGCCAAGGTAGATTTTCATCCGGAATACAAATTAAAACCCGGAAAACCAGTGTTATACAGCTCGGATAGCGATTGCCGCAGCGCTTGGGGCAAAGCCATCGCTGACCTGGGAATCCTGAATAAAGACAATGAATCTCCTATAGTAATAGTCGATTGCGATCTTGCTGGCAGTGTGAAGACTGGCGAATTCCGTGATACCCTGCCAGGACGCTTTCTACAGACTGGCATTATGGAGCATCATGCAGCTGTACTCAGCGGAGCTCTTTCCACTATGGGCATCCAGTGTTTCTGGTCCGATTTTGGTGTGTTTGGCATTGATGAAACCTACAATATGCAACGTTTGAACGATATCAATCACACTAATCTGAAAACCGTGGTTACTCATGTCGGGATTGATGTAGGCGCAGATGGCAAGACACATCAGTGTGTAGACTATATCTCTCTTGCCCGCAATCTCTTTGATACCAGGATAATATGTCCGGCAGATGCCAATCAAACTGACCGCGTGATCCGTTGGCTGATTGACAAACCCGGAAACTATATAGTGACGATGGGACGTTCCAAGCTGCCCATTCTGAAAGATCAGGATGGAGAAGTGTATTACAACACGGATTATTGCTTCGAATATGGCAAAGCTGATGTATTGCGGATCGGAGACAGAGGCAGTGTATTTGTGTGTGGCACTCCCACAGCACGTGCTTTGAAGGCCGTAGATGTATTGCGGGAA
This window of the Candidatus Cloacimonadota bacterium genome carries:
- a CDS encoding transketolase, which encodes MSRVELIDKITKQALRARQAILHMTTLSGSGHPGGSMSSIDMLLCIYNTMRHNPEYPGWEERDRMVVSIGHISPAVYSTLGIMGYFPLDDAIHQFRKFGSIFEGHIERDVPGVEWSTGNLGQGLSAAAGFAIGSKIKNLGSHVYVLMGDGEQQKGQLSEARRFASKFKLDNLTAIVDYNQLQISGSIHEVMPQNIRKNWESDGWQVMEVNGHDIAQILQTLDTARNAGSPVMILAHTIMGKGVSFMENNAKYHGSTLSKEQCAQALTELGVANEISKYQQMRDTYEPKESKAKVDFHPEYKLKPGKPVLYSSDSDCRSAWGKAIADLGILNKDNESPIVIVDCDLAGSVKTGEFRDTLPGRFLQTGIMEHHAAVLSGALSTMGIQCFWSDFGVFGIDETYNMQRLNDINHTNLKTVVTHVGIDVGADGKTHQCVDYISLARNLFDTRIICPADANQTDRVIRWLIDKPGNYIVTMGRSKLPILKDQDGEVYYNTDYCFEYGKADVLRIGDRGSVFVCGTPTARALKAVDVLREEGLFVELIVVSCPLDIPAKLITEAARKGPIISVEDHSIHGGLASTIARVMIETGVRSTLIPIGVDSYPCSGESEELYKAYGLDSVSLIGRIRKALN